A stretch of Colletotrichum lupini chromosome 2, complete sequence DNA encodes these proteins:
- a CDS encoding galactoside O-acetyltransferase produces the protein MLSEEYTSLYAMARHEPDLEQNRARMAAGELYYAFTPDLIADRQRCSAACEKFNLRDVRPLPAPATSAEEEEKNLADEPWVDGPVRMDYGYNVKLGKNVYINFNSVWIDTCTIEVGDRTLIGPNCSFYSAAHPLDPVLRNGTRGPEYGKPIKIGSDCWFGGNCIVLPGVTIGRGVTVGAGSVVTKDVPDFVAVAGNPARVIREVPHTGEERIS, from the exons ATGCTATCCGAAGAATACACCTCACTGTACGCCATGGCAAGACACGAGCCCGACCTCGAGCAGAACAGGGCCCGCATGGCCGCTGGGGAGCTGTATTATGCTTTTACACCTGACCTCATTGCCGACCGACAACGTTGCTCCGCCGCTTGCGAAAAGTTCAACC TCCGAGATGTTCGCCCCCTCCCGGCCCCAGCCACGAGcgcggaggaagaggagaagaACCTGGCGGATGAGCCCTGGGTCGATGGGCCTGTGAGGATGGATTATGGTTACAACGTCAA GTTGGGCAAGAACGTCTACATCAACTTCAACAGTGTGTGGATTGACACGTGCACAATCGAGGTCGGTGACCGTACGCTCATCGGTCCCAACTGTTCCTTCTACAGCGCTGCACACCCCCTGGATCCCGTCCTGCGGAACGGCACTAGGGGCCCCGAGTATGGGAAGCCTATCAAGATTGGCTCCGACTGTTGGTTTGGTGGCAACTGTATCGTCCTCCCCGGCGTGACCATCGGTAGAGGCGTCACTGTCGGGGCGGGCAGCGTCGTCACAAAAGACGTTCCGGACTTCGTCGCCGTTGCCGGTAACCCGGCCCGTGTCATCAGGGAAGTCCCACACACTGGCGAGGAAAGAATCTCTTGA
- a CDS encoding acid phosphatase, with protein sequence MSAQPVTLWCTLHPAAGKEGECRQVLLDLAAKVCEVESTCLRYEVFEKVENASAPNKIVFYLLEQWPSQADLDRHTQRDWLVAIRQRFDEGLLAKDELIENVIRVHVLGSPTRPSSTTDLSLPVSHVVKPTHMCELEKISPASSHLGHKWDGKHNPRARTAVSATTGARTCSRSTYGETLDFICPVVMNANDFEPSQFFRHGERTPNATRFQNAGGQTDWPFNQNATTPNALFYGTGPKLIPINDEIGKPSLPDGGRSIYCAHGELTDTGRITAMKLGRQLRKLYVEQLNFMPATLDDPAMICLRSTQYQRTFSTMQHVFRGLYPSQFINGHEEDIKVFVADPRDETLLPPEDFDERFAELLQEFTRRAAIKWNSSPEMQFINRQIGRWMPNGIPVAVDSKPLKLHGVLDTISAVSATPRPGDYLPAGFLDPKMRVIMEKICAEEEFAGYVYSEEFRSLGVGRILGEIIQRMSSVANQVDQVSDRTKAPRMLLFACHDSTIAGMLGSLGAMKDPDWFWPPYTAHITMELFRRVGENAAQCEASILNGCTWYVRLKYQSQTVTLPCGSGEGNHFPEYQDIRTLVSVTTTTN encoded by the exons ATGTCCGCACAGCCAGTGACCCTGTGGTGCACCTTGCACCCTGCTGCAGGAAAAGAAGGCGAG TGTCGCCAAGTCCTTCTTGATCTCGCTGCCAAGGTCTGCGAGGTCGAAAGTACCTGCTTGCGATATGAGGTGTTTGAAAAGGTTGAGAACGCGTCGGCGCCCAACAAGATCGTGTTTTACCTCCTTGAGCA ATGGCCAAGCCAAGCAGATTTGGATAGGCACACCCAGAGAGACTGGCTAGTGGCTATCAGACAACGGTTCGACGAGGGTCTGCTGGCCAAAGACGAGCTGATTGAAAATGT TATAAGAGTGCACGTCCTCGGCTCACCTACACGGCCTTCTTCCACGACGGATCTTAGCT TGCCCGTATCCCACGTCGTTAAGCCAACACACATGTGCGAGTTGGAGAAAATTTCCCCCGCATCCAGTCACCTTGGTCACAAATGGGACGGAAAACATAATCC AAGGGCTAGAACAGCAGTATCCGCCACAACTGGAGCTAGAACTTGTTCACGTAGTACGTATGGTGAAACGTTGGATTTCATATGTCCTGTCGTTATGAACGCTAATGATTTCGAACCCTCGCAGTTCTTTCGCCACG GAGAGCGGACGCCAAATGCAACCCGTTTCCAAAAC GCGGGTGGTCAAACAG ACTGGCCTTTCAACCAAAACGCAACGACCCCGAACGCGCTTTTCTACGGTACTGGACCAAAGCTGATCCCAATCAATGATGAGATTGGGAAACCATCACTCCCAGACGGCGGTCGTTCTATTTACTG TGCACATGGCGAGTTGACAGACACAGGACGAATCACTGCGATGAAGCTTGGACGTCAACTTCGCAAGCTATACGTCGAGCAATTGAACTTCATGCCTGCGACGCTTGACGACCCCGCCATGATCTGCTTGCGAAGCACGCAGTATCAGCGAACCTTCTCCACTATGCAGCATGTTTTTCGCGGGCTTTATCCGTCACAGTTCATCAACGGACACGAGGAAGATATCAAGGTCTTCGTGGCAGATCCTCGAGATGAAACACTCCTTCCCCCGGAGGATTTCGACGAACGCTTTGCCGAATTACTTCAAGAATTCACCAGGCGAGCTGCCATAAAGT GGAACTCTTCTCCAGAGATGCAATTTATAAACAGACAGATAGGACGCTGGATGCCAAATGGCATTCCTGTCGCCGTAGACTCCAAGCCTCTGAAGCTACATGGGGTTCTGGACACGATATCGGCGGTCTCAGCGACACCCAGACCCGGGGATTACCTCCCTGCGGGATTCCTCGACCCCAAAATGCGAGTCATCATGGAGAAGATCTGCGCAGAAGAGGAATTCGCTGGATACGTCTACAGCGAAGAGTTCCGTAGCCTCGGGGTCGGAAGGATACTGGGGGAGATCATCCAACGCATGTCATCCGTGGCGAACCAGGTGGACCAGGTATCTGACAGAACCAAAGCCCCACGCATGTTGCTTTTTGCGTGCCACGATTCCACGATTGCCGGTATGTTGGGTTCGTTGGGCGCGATGAAGGACCCGGACTGGTTTTGGCCACCGTACACCGCTCATATCACAATGGAGCTTTTTCGTCGTGTTGGAGAAAATGCTGCACAATGCGAAGCGAGCATTTTGAACGGCTGCACCTGGTATGTCCGCCTGAAGTACCAAAGTCAGACCGTAACCTTGCCATGTGGCTCCGGAGAGGGTAACCATTTCCCCGAATACCAAGATATTCGCACGCTTGTAAGTGTAACCACGACCACGAACTGA
- a CDS encoding nucleotide sugar dehydrogenase produces the protein MSSLRNKKVIACVGAGYVGGPTSAVLALQVPDIEVHVLDKSAERVEAWKSDLLPISEPGLFDVVRTIRRRPNPNLFFSTNIDALIPKADIIFIAVETPSQSGSNGGAGVAPDLRNFRAAVQQIGSLIRKDAIIVNKSTLPCGAAEKTARLLHSRVRPGVRCQVLSNPEFLAEGTAVENLLRPDRVLIGSFSSNDGLAAATALGDIYARWVPRERIVTMSTRSSELSKLAANMFLSQRISSINALSVICDNTGADVTEVARACGLDSRIGPNMIRASVGFGGSCFKKDVLHLARIAEDLALNEVASYFSSIISLNSYQTERYAKRVLEHCSNGKAPKTVAVLGFAFKPNTGDTRESPAISFIRFLLLNGVSVRVFDPLVDEVSIIGAIRTCLQGLAFITDSHLTASKDVYSACDGANAVAILNPWAALQHQGKQKNPENQTSERVQWDEIARSMNDPKLLFDGHNFLNTQVASLGFRLEGVGRGSQARLVDTRQQVKHDLTPRALL, from the exons ATGAGCTCTTTGAGAAACAAGAAAGTCATTGCTTGTGTTGGGGCCGGTTATGTG GGAGGCCCAACTAGTGCCGTTTTAGCACTACAAGTCCCGGACATTGAGGTTCATGTCCTAGACAAGAGTGCTGAACGGGTTGAAGCATGGAAGTCTGATCTTTTACCCATCAGTGAGCCTGGACTATTCGATGTAGTTCGAACAATCCGGAGACGACCCAACCCTAACCTCTTCTTCTCCACCAACATTGACGCTTTGATACCTAAAGCCGACATCATCTTCATCGCCGTTGAAACGCCTTCTCAGTCGGGAAGCAACGGGGGTGCCGGAGTAGCCCCTGACCTAAGAAATTTCAGAGCTGCAGTCCAACAAATAGGATCTTTGATCCGAAAAGACGCCATCATCGTCAACAAAAGCACTCTTCCTTGTGGAGCGGCCGAAAAGACGGCTCGATTGCTTCACTCACGAGTACGCCCTGGAGTCAGATGCCAGGTTCTCTCCAACCCAGAATTCCTGGCAGAGGGCACTGCAGTGGAAAATCTGCTTCGCCCGGACCGTGTCTTGATAGGCTCCTTTTCTTCAAATGACGGACTAGCTGCCGCTACCGCGCTGGGTGACATATACGCTCGGTGGGTGCCGCGAGAGCGCATCGTCACCATGAGCACCCGCTCCAGCGAACTGTCCAAGCTGGCCGCCAACATGTTCCTGTCCCAGCGCATCAGCAGCATCAACGCTCTGAGCGTCATATGCGACAATACGGGAGCCGACGTCACCGAGGTCGCGCGCGCTTGCGGCCTGGACTCGCGGATCGGCCCCAATATGATTCGCGCGTCGGTAGGCTTCGGCGGGAGCTGCTTCAAGAAAGACGTCCTCCATCTTGCGCGTATCGCCGAGGACCTCGCTCTCAACGAGGTGGCGTCGTATTTTAGCAGCATTATTTCCTTGAACAGCTATCAGACGGAACGGTACGCTAAACGCGTGCTTGAGCACTGTTCCAACGGCAAAGCGCCCAAGACCGTGGCGGTACTTGGTTTCGCTTTCAAGCCTAACACGGGCGACACTCGCGAGTCTCCCGCTATCTCTTTCATCCGATTTCTACTTTTGAACGGCGTTTCCGTCCGAGTATTCGATCCTTTAGTCGATGAGGTTAGTATCATTGGGGCTATACGGACGTGTTTGCAGGGCCTGGCCTTCATTACTGATTCTCACCTGACCGCGAGCAAGGACGTGTATTCAGCATGTGATGGCGCCAATGCAGTGGCGATACTGAACCCCTGGGCGGCTTTGCAACATCAGGGAAAGCAGAAAAACCCAG AAAACCAAACCTCTGAGAGGGTACAATGGGATGAAATCGCCCGGTCGATGAATGACCCTAAGCTTCTGTTTGATGGCCACAACTTCCTTAATACACAGGTGGCATCACTCGGTTTCCGACTCGAAGGCGTTGGTCGAGGTTCACAAGCACGTTTAGTAGATACTCGGCAACAGGTCAAGCATGATCTTACGCCCCGGGCACTGTTGTAG